From a region of the Synechococcus sp. UW69 genome:
- a CDS encoding DUF1257 domain-containing protein, translating to MSHLSILPTVFTDLERLVRALRDEGFSVERTTELQGFADDSHIVDVLAVHGDAMPLGWTQREDGTIVMHGDIQRISRQSGLEQRLQRVTRRYALLHAMDQVRFGAMGSADLIVQSL from the coding sequence CTTTACCGATCTCGAGCGACTTGTGCGGGCCCTGCGTGATGAGGGCTTCAGTGTTGAGCGAACGACCGAATTGCAGGGTTTTGCTGACGATTCCCACATCGTTGATGTGCTTGCTGTTCATGGAGATGCCATGCCCCTCGGCTGGACCCAGCGGGAGGACGGCACGATCGTGATGCATGGCGACATTCAACGGATCAGCCGCCAGTCGGGGCTTGAACAGCGGTTGCAGCGGGTGACGCGTCGCTATGCCCTGCTTCATGCCATGGACCAGGTGCGTTTCGGTGCGATGGGATCGGCCGACCTGATCGTGCAGTCCCTCTGA